The following are encoded together in the Anopheles nili chromosome 3, idAnoNiliSN_F5_01, whole genome shotgun sequence genome:
- the LOC128725958 gene encoding uncharacterized protein LOC128725958, producing MRSSSGSAFVVAFSMLAIVCSAKPSNSPLPADTETLDGPPFLAELRDQCRNTTGDDRSFDELKNYISTDLPKCFMAHVNMDQLKTDTSKLEEKEKKKLFEKICEQINESVTCLTPVKAKLKPCLDEEDVMIMEQVVASVPEALNMACTNSGALLQKFTEPAYRSCAMELPPMIEECTSEFPDSMEHVPFSQYTEKQCDEIYNMRDCFSRRIAECGANGYMDFFILFYRKLLALTPCK from the exons ATGAGGTccagttccggttccgctTTCGTCGTCGCGTTCTCGATGTTGGCTATCGTGTGCAGTGCTAAACCGAGCAATTCGCCTCTACCTGCTGATACGGAAACTTTAGACGGACCACCTTTCCTGGCGGAACTGCGTGATCAATGTCGCAACACAACGGGAGATGATCGATCGTTCGACGAACTGAAAAACTACATCTCCACCGATCTGCCAAAATGTTTTATGGCACACGTCAACATGGACCAACTGAAAACCGACACCTCCAAGCtggaggagaaggaaaaaaagaagcttttcgAAAA AATTTGTGAGCAAATCAACGAATCTGTCACCTGCCTGACACCGGTAAAGGCCAAACTAAAGCCCTGTCTCGACGAGGAAGATGTCATGATCATGGAGCAAGTCGTTGCCAGCGTGCCAGAAGCATTAAATATGGCCTGTACCAACAGTGGAGCCCTTCTACAGA AATTTACTGAACCAGCGTATCGGTCCTGTGCCATGGAGCTTCCGCCAATGATAGAGGAATGTACCAGCGAATTTCCCGACAGTATGGAGCATGTTCCATTTTCACAGTACACCGAAAAACAGTGCGA TGAGATCTACAACATGCGAGACTGCTTCTCCCGGCGAATCGCCGAATGTGGAGCGAACGGCTACATGGACTTCTTCATACTGTTCTATCGAAAGCTGCTTGCGCTAACGCCTTGCAAATAG
- the LOC128725065 gene encoding uncharacterized protein LOC128725065, protein MQWNIELLLLAVLITTGIAEELDKVDAPDALDFSYARLWRYAQQQCETKGITPTEFTRSWLDVRRCLKNTLDVVQLNEDSMSLDLDNTEVILSRHCPKLFVGVKCFDPFMDIVKSCVNAESYEIFQALRGWFQDILEYLCENNGANIVYNKQKHDACTREINKYIITCAAENLIGTPEVNRKTLSEENCNALATAKDCLLGKLKDCSVFANGARLFYDNFIQITSCKSNSPQTERK, encoded by the exons atgcagTGGAACATAGAATTGCTTCTACTGGCGGTCCTCATCACAACGGGGATCGCTGAAGAACTCGACAAAGTAGATGCACCGGACGCACTCGATTTCTCCTACGCACGACTCTGGCGATACGCCCAGCAACAGTGCGAAACGAAGGGTATAACTCCGACTGAATTCACTCGGTCGTGGCTAGACGTACGACGCTGTCTGAAGAACACGCTGGACGTGGTGCAGCTGAACGAGGACTCCATGAGCCTGGACCTAGACAATACGGAAGTCATACTGAGCCG TCACTGTCCGAAGCTGTTCGTGGGTGTCAAGTGCTTCGACCCCTTCATGGACATAGTGAAGAGTTGCGTGAATGCGGAGAGCTACGAAATCTTCCAGGCACTGCGAGGCTGGTTCCAAGATATACTAGAATATCTATGCGAGAATAATGGTGCCAATATCG TTTACAACAAACAGAAGCATGACGCGTGCACGCGCGAAATTAACAAGTACATCATCACCTGCGCGGCGGAGAATTTAATCGGAACGCCTGAGGTCAACCGCAAAACACTTTCCGAAGAGAACTGCAA CGCTTTAGCCACAGCGAAGGACTGCCTTCTGGGGAAGCTGAAGGACTGCAGCGTCTTCGCGAACGGTGCGAGATTGTTCTACGATAACTTTATACAGATTACTTCGTGCAAAAGCAATAGCCcccaaacggaacgaaaataa